One genomic window of Arachis stenosperma cultivar V10309 chromosome 10, arast.V10309.gnm1.PFL2, whole genome shotgun sequence includes the following:
- the LOC130956080 gene encoding uncharacterized protein LOC130956080 has product MVRGYSKNGGEGWGPIGAPVAVKVHKMVDEDLPQHWSNFDSSVNAVSFGFVATAILISMFLLMAIFERFLRPSSSSSPSSSSSSTATPSHNRPHLGFNSKLTHPSPKMSLYASWVSVMMPGDEIPRFIAHPAPAPCRPERILWPSHQHCSSSNTEASMRRESC; this is encoded by the exons ATGGTGAGAGGGTATAGCAAAAATGGTGGTGAAGGATGGGGACCCATTGGGGCACCAGTAGCAGTGAAGGTGCACAAGATGGTGGATGAAGATCTTCCTCAACATTGGTCCAACTTTGACAGCTCTGTTAATGCAGTTTCATTTGGTTTTGTTGCCACTGCCATTCTCATCTCCATGTTCTTGCTCATGGCCATCTTTGAGAGGTTCCTCAGaccctcctcctcttcttctccttcctcctcctcctcttccacCGCCACCCCCTCCCACAACCGCCCTCACCTTGGATTCAACTCCAAACTCACTCATCCATCACCAAAA ATGAGTTTATATGCTAGTTGGGTTTCAGTTATGATGCCGGGGGACGAGATTCCTAGGTTTATAGCTCATCCGGCGCCGGCGCCATGTCGACCGGAGCGGATTTTATGGCCGTCTCATCAACATTGTTCCAGTTCCAACACTGAGGCAAGTATGAGGAGAGAAAGTTGTTGA
- the LOC130956571 gene encoding uncharacterized protein LOC130956571 isoform X2, with translation MGSLPSPPLPSPENYLSNYVVAAVFCPREASSEVTLPNSIELYYPHTNTWSHVGPIPGLMDGQVLKGFSMVSLGDSIYIIGGQICHKERVHVTDESADLLDVGIQVVPTVYRYNLKTNQFFPCAPLHVARYDFACTVCDNKIYVAGGKSTLASARGISSAEVYDPEFDTWRALPNMRVLRYKCTGVTWQGKVYIVGGFAGREDSDKTMPSLVERSSAEVYETATEKWELMAGMWQLDVPANQIVEVNGTLFSSGDCLNAWKGQIEAYDGKLWYEVDGSSNQSLSSLEHTYSKRLYLTMAPIATSLFFFAGYRLDRHVVSTLSLVHVFDTSATGHAWRTFQPVEFDDKP, from the exons ATGGGATCCCTTCCTTCGCCGCCGTTGCCGTCGCCGGAGAATTATCTCTCGAATTATGTTGTGGCTGCTGTGTTTTGTCCAAGGGAAGCTAGCTCAGAAGTGACTCTCCCAAATTCAATTGAGTTGTATTACCCACACACCAACACATGGAGCCATGTTGGGCCAATTCCGGGCCTGATGGATGGTCAAGTGTTGAAGGGCTTCTCTATGGTCTCCTTAGGGGACTCCATTTACATAATTGGTGGCCAAATTTGTCACAAAGAAAGGGTCCACGTCACTGATGAGTCAGCTGATTTGCTTGACGTTGGAATCCAGGTTGTTCCAACGGTCTACCGTTACAATCTGAAAACCAACCAATTCTTCCCATGTGCGCCACTACACGTGGCAAGGTATGACTTCGCGTGCACGGTTTGCGACAACAAGATCTACGTGGCAGGAGGGAAGTCCACGCTGGCAAGTGCGAGAGGAATCTCGTCTGCCGAGGTGTATGACCCCGAGTTCGACACGTGGAGAGCTCTACCCAATATGCGTGTTTTGAGGTACAAATGCACGGGAGTGACGTGGCAGGGAAAAGTGTACATAGTGGGAGGATTCGCTGGAAGGGAAGACTCAGATAAGACGATGCCTAGCTTAGTAGAGCGGAGCTCGGCGGAGGTTTATGAGACGGCGACGGAAAAGTGGGAGCTGATGGCGGGGATGTGGCAGTTGGACGTGCCGGCGAATCAAATAGTGGAAGTGAATGGAACTCTGTTTAGCTCTGGAGATTGCTTGAATGCATGGAAGGGACAGATTGAAGCCTATGATGGGAAGCTTTGGTATGAagttgatggatcaagcaaccaAAGCCTTTCCTCTTTGGAACACACCTATAGCAAACGTTTGTACCTAACAATGGCACCAATTGCGACCTCCTTGTTTTTCTTCGCAGGTTACAGGCTGGATCGTCACGTTGTCTCTACACTGTCTCTTGTCCACGTGTTTGACACGTCAGCCACCGGACATGCTTGGAGGACCTTTCAGCCTGTCGAATTCGACG ACAAGCCCTAA
- the LOC130956571 gene encoding uncharacterized protein LOC130956571 isoform X1 — protein sequence MGSLPSPPLPSPENYLSNYVVAAVFCPREASSEVTLPNSIELYYPHTNTWSHVGPIPGLMDGQVLKGFSMVSLGDSIYIIGGQICHKERVHVTDESADLLDVGIQVVPTVYRYNLKTNQFFPCAPLHVARYDFACTVCDNKIYVAGGKSTLASARGISSAEVYDPEFDTWRALPNMRVLRYKCTGVTWQGKVYIVGGFAGREDSDKTMPSLVERSSAEVYETATEKWELMAGMWQLDVPANQIVEVNGTLFSSGDCLNAWKGQIEAYDGKLWYEVDGSSNQSLSSLEHTYSKRLYLTMAPIATSLFFFAGYRLDRHVVSTLSLVHVFDTSATGHAWRTFQPVEFDGERELCSHCCVVQLS from the coding sequence ATGGGATCCCTTCCTTCGCCGCCGTTGCCGTCGCCGGAGAATTATCTCTCGAATTATGTTGTGGCTGCTGTGTTTTGTCCAAGGGAAGCTAGCTCAGAAGTGACTCTCCCAAATTCAATTGAGTTGTATTACCCACACACCAACACATGGAGCCATGTTGGGCCAATTCCGGGCCTGATGGATGGTCAAGTGTTGAAGGGCTTCTCTATGGTCTCCTTAGGGGACTCCATTTACATAATTGGTGGCCAAATTTGTCACAAAGAAAGGGTCCACGTCACTGATGAGTCAGCTGATTTGCTTGACGTTGGAATCCAGGTTGTTCCAACGGTCTACCGTTACAATCTGAAAACCAACCAATTCTTCCCATGTGCGCCACTACACGTGGCAAGGTATGACTTCGCGTGCACGGTTTGCGACAACAAGATCTACGTGGCAGGAGGGAAGTCCACGCTGGCAAGTGCGAGAGGAATCTCGTCTGCCGAGGTGTATGACCCCGAGTTCGACACGTGGAGAGCTCTACCCAATATGCGTGTTTTGAGGTACAAATGCACGGGAGTGACGTGGCAGGGAAAAGTGTACATAGTGGGAGGATTCGCTGGAAGGGAAGACTCAGATAAGACGATGCCTAGCTTAGTAGAGCGGAGCTCGGCGGAGGTTTATGAGACGGCGACGGAAAAGTGGGAGCTGATGGCGGGGATGTGGCAGTTGGACGTGCCGGCGAATCAAATAGTGGAAGTGAATGGAACTCTGTTTAGCTCTGGAGATTGCTTGAATGCATGGAAGGGACAGATTGAAGCCTATGATGGGAAGCTTTGGTATGAagttgatggatcaagcaaccaAAGCCTTTCCTCTTTGGAACACACCTATAGCAAACGTTTGTACCTAACAATGGCACCAATTGCGACCTCCTTGTTTTTCTTCGCAGGTTACAGGCTGGATCGTCACGTTGTCTCTACACTGTCTCTTGTCCACGTGTTTGACACGTCAGCCACCGGACATGCTTGGAGGACCTTTCAGCCTGTCGAATTCGACGGTGAGAGAGAGCTTTGTAGCCATTGCTGTGTTGTTCAACTCTCCTAA